One region of Streptomyces sp. CG4 genomic DNA includes:
- a CDS encoding YqgE/AlgH family protein, whose product MTEVSSLTGRLLVATPALADPNFDRAVVLLLDHDEEGSLGVVLNRPTPVDVGDILEGWADLAGEPGVVFQGGPVSLDSALGVAVIPGGAGGDLAPLGWRRVHGAIGLVDLEAPPELLAAALGSLRIFAGYSGWGPGQLEDELVEGAWYVVESEPGDVSSPAPERLWREVLRRQRNELAMVATYPDDPSLN is encoded by the coding sequence ATGACCGAGGTGTCCTCGCTCACAGGGCGGCTGCTCGTGGCCACTCCCGCCCTGGCGGACCCGAACTTCGACCGCGCGGTGGTGCTCCTTCTCGACCACGACGAGGAGGGTTCCCTCGGTGTCGTCCTCAACCGCCCCACGCCGGTGGACGTGGGTGACATCCTCGAAGGCTGGGCCGACCTCGCCGGCGAGCCCGGGGTGGTCTTCCAGGGCGGTCCCGTCTCGCTGGACTCGGCGCTCGGCGTCGCGGTCATCCCGGGTGGCGCGGGCGGCGACCTCGCCCCGCTCGGCTGGCGCCGGGTGCACGGCGCGATCGGCCTGGTCGACCTGGAGGCCCCGCCGGAACTGCTCGCCGCGGCCCTCGGCTCCCTGAGGATCTTCGCCGGGTACTCCGGCTGGGGCCCCGGCCAGCTGGAGGACGAGCTGGTCGAGGGCGCCTGGTACGTGGTCGAGTCGGAGCCCGGGGACGTCTCCTCGCCTGCCCCGGAAAGACTCTGGCGCGAGGTCCTGCGCCGCCAGCGCAACGAACTGGCGATGGTGGCCACATATCCGGACGACCCTTCACTCAACTGA
- a CDS encoding beta-N-acetylhexosaminidase, producing the protein MSDTPLFPEPDVALIPAPGRLSASLPGGGTGFVIDAGTEIEATEGTERVARWLRATVGAATGLPLAPHRHSGSRILLRINPALEDELGSDEGYQLCADGHLVCIDGAGEAGVFWGAQTFRQLLGPEAFRRAPVTGRTEWEFPAVTVRDAPRFRWRGLLLDVARHFMPKEGVLRYLDLMAAHKLNVFHFHLTDDQGWRIEIRRYPKLAETASWRARSKFGHRASPLWEEKPHGGYYTQDDIREIVAYAAERHITVVPEIDVPGHSQAAIAAYPELGNTDVIDTTALDVWDNWGISANVLAPTDTTLRFYEGVFEEVLELFPSRFVHVGGDECRKEQWTGSVTAKTRIADLGLADEDALQSWFIGHFDAWLAARGRRLIGWDEILEGGLAKGAAVSSWRGYGGGIAAARAGHDVVMCPEQYVYLDHRQAPGEDEPVPIGFVRTLEDVYRFEPVPDDLTEAEARHVLGTQANVWTEVLEDSARVDYQTFPRLAAFAEVAWSRLPAPAQRDFAGFERRMAAHYPRLDALGVAYRPPTGPRPWQRRPGVPGRPIEGQPPNK; encoded by the coding sequence ATGAGCGACACACCCCTCTTCCCGGAACCCGACGTGGCACTGATCCCCGCGCCGGGTCGCCTTTCGGCCTCGCTGCCCGGTGGCGGCACCGGATTCGTCATCGACGCGGGCACCGAGATCGAGGCCACCGAAGGCACCGAGCGGGTCGCACGCTGGCTGCGGGCGACCGTCGGCGCGGCGACCGGGCTGCCGCTGGCCCCGCACCGCCACAGCGGCTCCCGCATCCTGCTGCGCATCAACCCCGCGCTCGAGGACGAACTCGGCAGCGACGAGGGCTACCAGCTGTGTGCCGACGGACATCTCGTCTGCATCGACGGCGCCGGCGAGGCCGGGGTGTTCTGGGGCGCCCAGACCTTCCGTCAACTGCTCGGCCCGGAGGCCTTCCGGCGCGCCCCGGTCACTGGCCGGACCGAGTGGGAGTTCCCGGCCGTCACCGTCCGCGACGCCCCAAGATTCCGCTGGCGCGGTCTTCTCCTCGATGTGGCCCGGCACTTCATGCCCAAGGAAGGCGTGCTGCGCTATCTCGATCTGATGGCCGCGCACAAACTCAACGTCTTCCACTTCCATCTGACCGACGACCAGGGCTGGCGGATCGAGATCAGGCGGTATCCGAAACTGGCCGAAACCGCCTCCTGGCGGGCGCGGTCGAAATTCGGTCACCGCGCGTCCCCCTTGTGGGAGGAGAAACCGCACGGGGGTTACTACACCCAGGACGACATCCGGGAGATCGTCGCCTATGCCGCCGAGCGGCATATCACCGTCGTCCCGGAAATCGACGTACCCGGCCATTCGCAGGCCGCCATCGCCGCGTATCCGGAACTCGGCAACACCGATGTCATCGACACCACCGCCCTCGACGTCTGGGACAACTGGGGGATCTCCGCCAACGTACTCGCCCCCACTGACACCACCCTGCGCTTCTACGAGGGGGTGTTCGAAGAAGTCCTGGAGCTGTTCCCCTCGCGGTTCGTCCATGTCGGCGGCGACGAGTGCCGCAAGGAGCAGTGGACCGGGTCGGTGACCGCCAAGACCCGGATCGCGGACCTCGGCCTCGCCGACGAGGACGCGCTGCAGTCGTGGTTCATCGGCCACTTCGACGCGTGGCTCGCCGCGCGCGGGCGGCGGCTCATCGGCTGGGACGAGATCCTGGAGGGCGGGCTCGCGAAGGGCGCCGCGGTGTCGTCCTGGCGCGGCTACGGCGGCGGGATCGCGGCCGCGCGGGCCGGCCACGACGTCGTCATGTGCCCCGAACAGTACGTGTATCTGGACCACCGTCAGGCCCCGGGCGAGGACGAGCCGGTGCCCATCGGGTTCGTGCGCACCCTGGAGGACGTCTACCGGTTCGAACCCGTCCCGGACGACCTCACCGAGGCGGAGGCCCGGCATGTGCTGGGCACGCAGGCCAACGTCTGGACCGAGGTGCTGGAGGACAGCGCGCGCGTGGACTACCAGACCTTTCCCCGGCTCGCGGCCTTCGCCGAGGTGGCCTGGAGCCGGCTGCCCGCTCCCGCGCAGCGGGACTTCGCCGGTTTCGAGCGCCGTATGGCCGCCCATTACCCGCGACTTGACGCCCTCGGCGTCGCCTACCGGCCGCCCACCGGGCCCCGCCCGTGGCAGCGGCGGCCCGGTGTGCCCGGTCGCCCGATCGAGGGGCAGCCGCCGAACAAGTGA
- a CDS encoding HU family DNA-binding protein produces the protein MNRSELVAALADRAEVTRKDADAVLAAFAETVGEIVAKGDEKVTIPGFLTFERTHRAARTARNPQTGEPINIPAGYSVKVTAGSKLKEAAKGK, from the coding sequence ATGAACCGCAGTGAGCTGGTGGCCGCGCTGGCCGATCGCGCCGAGGTGACCCGCAAGGACGCCGACGCCGTGCTGGCCGCGTTCGCCGAGACCGTCGGCGAGATCGTCGCCAAGGGCGACGAGAAGGTCACCATCCCCGGCTTCCTGACCTTCGAGCGCACCCACCGTGCCGCTCGCACCGCGCGCAACCCGCAGACCGGCGAGCCGATCAACATCCCCGCCGGCTACAGCGTGAAGGTCACCGCGGGCAGCAAGCTCAAGGAAGCGGCCAAGGGCAAGTGA
- a CDS encoding zf-HC2 domain-containing protein, giving the protein MSPNQGSSVPSEHETVGAYALGILDDAEATAFEAHLAGCEWCAQQLDELAGMEPMLAALADLPGAGSTPAIGDSLSARPSPRLVEKLVDEVAEKRAQKRRRSFYMIAAAAALIIAGPLAAIAVNSGSSGDSGQVTASAAQTTFESMPDKKSATDPSSQISATVGMQQKVWGTQAVLELKNAKGPIKCSLVLVAKNGQRVTMSSWSVPDWGYGIPNAKTEEARKPLYIGGAAAFKPNEIDHFEVVTFDGKKLVQVQA; this is encoded by the coding sequence ATGAGCCCCAACCAGGGATCTTCGGTGCCGAGCGAGCACGAGACCGTCGGCGCCTACGCCCTCGGCATTCTCGACGACGCCGAGGCGACCGCATTCGAGGCCCACCTCGCCGGCTGCGAGTGGTGCGCCCAGCAGCTGGACGAGCTGGCCGGGATGGAGCCGATGCTGGCCGCGCTCGCGGACCTGCCGGGCGCCGGCAGCACCCCCGCGATCGGCGACTCGCTGTCCGCCAGGCCCAGCCCGCGACTGGTGGAGAAGCTGGTCGACGAGGTCGCCGAGAAGCGCGCCCAGAAGCGAAGGCGTTCCTTCTACATGATCGCCGCGGCGGCCGCGCTGATCATCGCAGGCCCGCTCGCCGCGATCGCCGTGAACAGCGGCTCCTCGGGCGACAGCGGCCAGGTCACCGCGTCCGCCGCGCAGACCACCTTCGAGTCCATGCCGGACAAGAAGTCGGCCACCGACCCGTCGTCCCAGATCAGCGCCACCGTCGGCATGCAGCAGAAGGTCTGGGGCACCCAGGCGGTCCTGGAGCTGAAGAACGCCAAGGGCCCGATCAAGTGCTCGCTGGTGCTCGTCGCGAAGAACGGGCAGCGCGTGACGATGTCCTCGTGGTCCGTGCCGGACTGGGGCTACGGCATCCCGAACGCCAAGACGGAGGAGGCCAGGAAGCCGCTGTACATCGGCGGCGCGGCGGCCTTCAAGCCGAACGAGATCGACCACTTCGAGGTCGTGACCTTCGACGGGAAGAAGCTGGTGCAGGTGCAGGCGTAG
- a CDS encoding NAD-dependent malic enzyme, with protein MATAPSVSYSMTIRLEVPASGTAVSQLTTAVESSGGSVTGLDVTASGHEKLRIDVTIAATSTAHAEEIVEKLRGIEGVTLGKVSDRTFLMHLGGKIEMQSKHPIRNRDDLSMVYTPGVARVCMAIAQNPEDARRLTIKRNSVAVVTDGSAVLGLGNIGPKAALPVMEGKAALFKRFAGIDAWPICLDTQDTDAIVEIVKAIAPGFAGINLEDISAPRCFEIEARLREALDIPVFHDDQHGTAIVVLAALTNALRVADKAIENIRVVMSGAGAAGTAILKLLLAAGVKNAVVADIHGVVHAGREDLVNAPADSPLRWIADNTNPEGLTGTLKEAVRGADVFIGVSAPNVLDGDDVAAMADGAIVFALANPDPEVDPAIARQTAAVVATGRSDFPNQINNVLVFPGVFRGLLDAQSRTVNTEMMLAAAQALADVVTEDELNPNYIIPSVFNDKVAGAVAGAVREAAKAVGASASAE; from the coding sequence ATGGCAACGGCGCCCAGCGTCTCCTACTCGATGACCATCCGGTTGGAGGTGCCCGCGAGCGGAACCGCCGTCTCGCAGCTCACCACCGCCGTGGAGTCCTCCGGAGGCTCGGTCACGGGCCTCGACGTCACCGCGTCCGGCCATGAGAAGCTCCGTATCGACGTCACCATCGCGGCCACCTCCACGGCCCACGCCGAGGAGATCGTCGAGAAGCTGCGCGGCATCGAGGGCGTCACCCTCGGCAAGGTCTCCGACCGTACGTTCCTGATGCACCTCGGCGGCAAGATCGAGATGCAGTCCAAGCACCCCATCCGCAACCGTGACGACCTGTCCATGGTCTACACGCCGGGTGTGGCCCGCGTCTGCATGGCGATCGCCCAGAACCCCGAGGACGCCCGCCGCCTCACCATCAAGCGCAACTCCGTTGCGGTCGTGACGGACGGCTCCGCCGTGCTCGGCCTCGGCAACATCGGCCCCAAGGCCGCGCTGCCCGTCATGGAGGGCAAGGCGGCCCTCTTCAAACGCTTCGCCGGCATCGACGCCTGGCCGATCTGCCTGGACACCCAGGACACCGACGCGATCGTGGAGATCGTCAAGGCGATCGCCCCCGGGTTCGCCGGCATCAACCTGGAGGACATCTCCGCGCCGCGCTGCTTCGAGATCGAGGCCCGGCTGCGCGAGGCCCTCGACATCCCCGTCTTCCACGACGACCAGCACGGCACCGCCATCGTCGTCCTCGCCGCCCTGACCAACGCCCTGCGCGTCGCGGACAAGGCCATCGAGAACATCCGGGTCGTCATGTCCGGCGCCGGCGCGGCGGGTACGGCCATCCTCAAGCTGCTGCTCGCCGCGGGCGTGAAGAACGCCGTCGTCGCCGACATCCACGGTGTCGTCCACGCGGGCCGCGAGGACCTGGTGAACGCCCCGGCCGACTCGCCGCTGCGCTGGATCGCCGACAACACCAACCCCGAGGGCCTCACCGGCACCCTGAAGGAGGCCGTGCGCGGCGCGGACGTCTTCATCGGCGTCTCGGCGCCGAACGTGCTGGACGGCGACGACGTGGCCGCGATGGCCGACGGCGCCATCGTGTTCGCGCTCGCGAACCCGGACCCCGAGGTGGACCCGGCGATCGCCCGTCAGACGGCCGCCGTGGTGGCCACCGGCCGCTCCGACTTCCCGAACCAGATCAACAACGTGCTGGTCTTCCCGGGTGTCTTCCGCGGCCTGCTGGACGCCCAGTCCCGCACCGTCAACACCGAGATGATGCTCGCCGCCGCGCAGGCCCTGGCCGACGTGGTGACCGAGGACGAGCTGAACCCGAACTACATCATCCCGAGCGTCTTCAACGACAAGGTCGCGGGCGCCGTCGCCGGAGCGGTCCGCGAGGCCGCGAAGGCCGTGGGCGCGTCGGCGTCGGCCGAGTAG
- a CDS encoding UvrD-helicase domain-containing protein — protein sequence MAAQVQQSAVGSVHDAHDSVRDREISVEQEHLDRVYRRLEEKIHEAEFLMHDAAKRGQVGTPGALAERDAQVFRAGIHLNRLNNEFEDFLFGRIDLLLGKDGKKGPDGAYTAVEPAEGAVRDDNTADIAETLHIGRIGVLDEDYAPLVIDWRAPAAAPFYRATPVDPGRVVRRRVIRSKGRRVLGVEDDLMRPELTARLDGRTLPVIGDGALMAALGQARTHTMRDIVSSIQAEQDLVIRAPAASITYVEGGPGTGKTAVALHRAAYLLYQDRRRYAGGILIVSPTPLLVAYTEGVLPSLGEEGQVAIRAIGSLVDGAEATLYDSPSVARAKGSYRMLKVLRKAARGALELGPAGAGAAGQLALGDDIDDDIDDIDDGTTDATTGGTGTGPRVLDGPPSRLRVVAFGRRLELEAAELERIRRSALGGTAPVNLLRPRARKLLLDALWAKSGAAGRHSDPELAAELRSSFDEDVTTEDTFIAFLDSWWPELTPKQVLAAMADEKRLGRWARRILNPGEVRKVARSLGRDGHTVHDIAMLDELQAVLGAPARPRKKRELDPLDQLTGLEELMPVREESQRERAERLAQERTEYAHVIVDEAQDLTPMQWRMVGRRGRHATWTVVGDPAQSSWSDPDEAAEARDEALGTRPRRRFELTVNYRNPAEIAELAARVLALAMPGSESPRAVRSTGVEPRFTVVRDSAERTVRAEAERLLDLVDGTVGVVVAMNRREEARRWLAGLGDRVVALGSLEAKGLEYDATVVVSPAEIADESPAGLRVLYVALTRATQQLTVVSGERDEPDAAGVPDLLRD from the coding sequence GTGGCCGCTCAGGTTCAGCAGTCCGCGGTCGGCTCGGTACACGACGCACACGATTCCGTCCGTGACCGGGAGATCAGCGTCGAGCAGGAACACCTGGACCGGGTGTACCGGCGGCTGGAGGAGAAGATCCACGAGGCCGAGTTCCTGATGCACGACGCGGCCAAGCGCGGCCAGGTCGGCACCCCGGGCGCGCTGGCCGAGCGGGACGCGCAGGTCTTCCGGGCCGGCATCCACCTGAACCGGCTCAACAACGAGTTCGAGGACTTCCTCTTCGGGCGCATCGACCTGCTGCTCGGCAAGGACGGGAAGAAGGGGCCCGACGGGGCCTACACCGCCGTGGAACCCGCCGAAGGCGCCGTGCGGGACGACAACACCGCCGACATCGCCGAGACCCTGCACATCGGGCGCATCGGCGTCCTCGACGAGGACTACGCGCCGCTGGTCATCGACTGGCGGGCGCCCGCCGCCGCACCCTTCTACCGGGCCACGCCCGTGGACCCGGGACGGGTCGTACGGCGCCGGGTCATCCGGTCCAAGGGGCGCCGGGTGCTCGGCGTCGAGGACGACCTGATGCGGCCCGAGCTGACCGCCCGCCTGGACGGCCGCACACTGCCCGTCATCGGTGACGGCGCCCTCATGGCGGCCCTCGGCCAGGCCCGCACCCACACCATGCGGGACATCGTCTCCTCCATCCAGGCCGAGCAGGATCTCGTCATCCGCGCACCCGCCGCCTCGATCACGTACGTCGAGGGCGGACCGGGCACCGGCAAGACCGCCGTCGCCCTGCACCGTGCCGCCTATCTGCTCTACCAGGACCGGCGGCGGTACGCCGGTGGCATCCTCATCGTCTCGCCGACACCGCTGCTCGTGGCGTACACCGAGGGCGTGCTGCCCTCGCTCGGGGAGGAGGGACAGGTCGCGATCCGCGCGATCGGCTCGCTCGTCGACGGCGCCGAGGCCACGCTGTACGACTCCCCGTCCGTGGCCCGTGCCAAGGGCTCGTACCGGATGCTGAAGGTGCTGCGCAAGGCCGCCCGCGGCGCGCTGGAACTGGGGCCGGCCGGCGCCGGCGCGGCCGGGCAGCTCGCCCTGGGCGACGACATCGACGACGACATCGACGACATCGACGACGGCACCACCGACGCCACCACCGGCGGCACCGGCACCGGGCCGCGGGTCCTCGACGGCCCGCCGTCCCGGCTCCGCGTCGTCGCCTTCGGACGCCGGCTGGAGCTGGAGGCCGCCGAGCTGGAACGGATCCGCCGCAGCGCCCTCGGCGGCACCGCGCCCGTCAACCTGCTGCGCCCGCGCGCCCGCAAGCTGCTCCTGGACGCCCTGTGGGCCAAGTCCGGAGCGGCCGGCCGGCACTCCGACCCCGAGCTGGCCGCCGAGCTGCGCTCCTCCTTCGACGAGGACGTCACCACCGAGGACACCTTCATCGCGTTCCTCGACTCCTGGTGGCCCGAGCTGACCCCGAAGCAGGTCCTCGCCGCCATGGCCGACGAGAAGCGGCTCGGCCGCTGGGCCCGCCGGATCCTCAACCCCGGCGAGGTCCGCAAGGTCGCCCGCTCCCTCGGGCGGGACGGCCACACCGTGCACGACATCGCCATGCTGGACGAGCTGCAGGCGGTCCTCGGCGCCCCGGCCCGCCCGCGCAAGAAGCGTGAGCTCGACCCGTTGGACCAGCTCACCGGCCTGGAGGAGCTGATGCCGGTGCGCGAGGAGAGCCAGCGGGAGCGCGCCGAGCGGCTCGCGCAGGAGCGCACCGAGTACGCGCACGTCATCGTGGACGAGGCGCAGGACCTCACGCCGATGCAGTGGCGCATGGTCGGCCGCCGCGGCCGGCACGCCACCTGGACGGTCGTCGGCGATCCGGCCCAGTCCTCCTGGTCCGACCCGGACGAGGCGGCCGAGGCCCGCGACGAGGCCCTCGGCACCCGGCCCCGGCGCCGCTTCGAGCTCACCGTGAACTACCGCAACCCGGCCGAGATCGCCGAGCTGGCCGCCCGGGTGCTCGCGCTCGCCATGCCGGGCTCCGAGTCGCCGCGCGCCGTGCGGTCCACGGGGGTCGAGCCGCGCTTCACGGTCGTACGGGATTCCGCCGAGCGGACCGTGCGGGCCGAGGCCGAGCGGCTGCTGGACCTGGTCGACGGCACGGTCGGCGTGGTCGTCGCCATGAACCGGCGCGAGGAGGCCCGGCGCTGGCTGGCCGGGCTCGGCGACCGGGTGGTGGCGCTCGGCAGCCTGGAGGCCAAGGGGCTGGAGTACGACGCGACCGTCGTCGTCTCGCCGGCGGAGATCGCCGACGAGTCCCCGGCCGGGCTGCGCGTGCTCTACGTGGCGCTGACCCGGGCCACCCAGCAGCTGACGGTGGTGTCGGGGGAGCGGGACGAGCCGGACGCGGCCGGGGTGCCGGATCTGCTGCGCGACTGA
- a CDS encoding sigma-70 family RNA polymerase sigma factor codes for MGVRKDAAVANERGSRARHRMSSQPSEPDEELMRALYREHAGPLLAYVLRLVAGDRQRAEDVVQETLIRAWKNAGQLNRATGSVRPWLVTVARRIVIDGHRSRQARPQEVDPSPLEVIPAEDEIDKALWLMTLSDALDDLTPAHREVLVETYFKGRTVNEAAETLGIPSGTVRSRVFYALRSMKLALEERGVTA; via the coding sequence GTGGGCGTGCGCAAGGATGCGGCCGTGGCCAATGAACGTGGATCGAGGGCCCGACATCGCATGTCCTCACAGCCCTCGGAACCCGACGAGGAGTTGATGCGTGCCCTGTATCGAGAGCACGCCGGACCTTTGCTTGCGTATGTCCTGCGGCTGGTCGCCGGTGATCGGCAGCGCGCCGAGGACGTCGTGCAGGAAACGCTCATCCGTGCCTGGAAGAACGCCGGTCAGCTCAATCGGGCGACCGGATCGGTACGCCCCTGGCTGGTGACGGTCGCGCGCCGCATCGTCATCGACGGCCACCGCAGCCGGCAGGCCCGGCCGCAGGAGGTCGATCCGTCGCCGCTGGAGGTCATCCCCGCGGAGGACGAGATCGACAAGGCGCTGTGGCTGATGACGCTGTCGGACGCGCTCGACGACCTGACCCCGGCCCACCGGGAAGTGCTCGTCGAGACGTACTTCAAGGGGCGTACGGTCAATGAGGCGGCCGAGACGCTGGGCATACCCAGCGGCACGGTGCGCTCCCGGGTGTTCTACGCCCTGCGATCGATGAAGCTGGCACTGGAAGAGCGGGGGGTGACGGCGTGA
- the murA gene encoding UDP-N-acetylglucosamine 1-carboxyvinyltransferase, which translates to MTVNDDVLLVHGGTPLEGEIRVRGAKNLVPKAMVAALLGSAPSRLRNVPDIRDVRVVRGLLQLHGVTVRPGEEPGELVMDPTHVESANVADIDAHAGSSRIPILFCGPLLHRLGHAFIPGLGGCDIGGRPIDFHFDVLRQFGATIEKRADGQYLEAPKGLRGTKIRLPYPSVGATEQVLLTAVLAEGVTELSNAAVEPEIEDLICVLQKMGAIIAMDTDRTIRITGVESLGGYTHRALSDRLEAASWASAALATNGNIYVRGAQQRSMMTFLNTYRKVGGAFEIDDEGIRFWHPGGQLKSIALETDVHPGFQTDWQQPLVVALTQATGLSIIHETVYESRLGFTSALNQMGAHIQLYRECLGGSDCRFGQRNFLHSAVVSGPTRLQGADLVIPDLRGGFSYLIAALAAEGTSRVHGIDLINRGYENFMEKLVELGAKVELPGKALG; encoded by the coding sequence ATGACCGTCAACGACGATGTCCTGCTTGTCCACGGCGGAACCCCGCTGGAGGGCGAGATCCGTGTCCGCGGTGCGAAGAACCTCGTACCGAAGGCCATGGTCGCCGCCCTGCTGGGCAGCGCGCCGAGCCGACTGCGCAATGTTCCCGACATCCGTGACGTGCGGGTCGTCCGCGGCCTGCTCCAGCTGCACGGCGTGACGGTCCGTCCGGGCGAGGAGCCCGGCGAACTGGTGATGGACCCGACGCATGTCGAGAGCGCCAACGTGGCTGACATCGACGCCCACGCGGGTTCCAGCCGTATCCCGATCCTGTTCTGCGGTCCGCTGCTGCACCGTCTCGGCCACGCGTTCATTCCCGGTCTCGGCGGCTGTGACATCGGCGGCCGGCCCATCGACTTCCACTTCGATGTGCTGCGGCAGTTCGGCGCGACGATCGAGAAGCGCGCGGACGGGCAGTACCTGGAGGCTCCGAAGGGTCTGCGCGGTACGAAGATCCGGCTGCCGTACCCGTCCGTGGGCGCGACCGAGCAGGTGCTGCTGACGGCCGTACTGGCCGAGGGCGTCACGGAGTTGTCCAACGCGGCCGTCGAGCCGGAGATCGAGGACCTCATCTGCGTGCTGCAGAAGATGGGCGCGATCATCGCGATGGACACCGACCGCACGATCCGCATCACCGGCGTGGAGAGCCTCGGCGGCTACACCCACCGCGCCCTGTCGGACCGCCTGGAGGCCGCGTCCTGGGCCTCGGCCGCCCTCGCGACCAACGGCAACATCTACGTCCGCGGCGCCCAGCAGCGCTCGATGATGACGTTCCTGAACACCTACCGGAAGGTGGGCGGCGCCTTCGAGATCGACGACGAGGGCATCCGCTTCTGGCACCCCGGTGGCCAGTTGAAGTCCATCGCGCTGGAGACGGACGTACACCCCGGTTTCCAGACCGACTGGCAGCAGCCGCTGGTGGTGGCCCTCACGCAGGCCACGGGCCTGTCCATCATCCACGAGACGGTCTACGAGTCCCGCCTCGGCTTCACCTCGGCCCTGAACCAGATGGGCGCCCACATCCAGCTCTACCGCGAGTGCCTGGGCGGCTCCGACTGCCGGTTCGGTCAGCGCAACTTCCTGCACTCCGCGGTCGTCTCGGGCCCGACCCGGCTGCAGGGCGCCGACCTGGTCATCCCCGACCTGCGCGGCGGCTTCTCGTACCTGATCGCGGCCCTGGCGGCCGAGGGCACGTCCCGCGTGCACGGCATCGACCTCATCAACCGCGGCTACGAGAACTTCATGGAGAAACTCGTGGAGCTCGGCGCGAAGGTCGAGCTGCCCGGCAAGGCGCTCGGTTAA
- a CDS encoding DUF3039 domain-containing protein encodes MSTLEPERGTGTGTLVEPTPQVSHGDGDHERYAHYVQKDKIMASALDGTPVVALCGKVWVPGRDPKKYPVCPMCKEIYESMGSGGDDKGKGGKGGDK; translated from the coding sequence ATGAGCACTCTTGAGCCCGAGCGCGGGACTGGTACGGGGACCCTCGTAGAGCCGACGCCGCAGGTGTCCCACGGCGACGGTGACCACGAGCGCTACGCCCATTACGTCCAGAAGGACAAGATCATGGCGAGCGCCCTCGACGGCACTCCCGTCGTGGCGCTGTGCGGCAAGGTCTGGGTGCCGGGCCGCGACCCGAAGAAGTACCCCGTGTGCCCCATGTGCAAGGAGATCTACGAGTCCATGGGCAGCGGCGGCGACGACAAGGGCAAGGGCGGCAAGGGCGGCGACAAGTAA
- a CDS encoding ABATE domain-containing protein translates to MALGTATPAYELRFDAGRICLDLLATTHPAERLDSVEALCAWIGGAELVPEGTPLVHADGPWLVGFRELRSHVGRLVRAPHAVDPPSRDRSLARVNEVARAAPPAPLAVPAEDGRLVRELAGPPTLAELLALVARDAVELLTDPVARAAVRECEGDNCPLVYLDTSRGRRRRWCSSEVCGNRERVARHRRRAALARA, encoded by the coding sequence ATGGCACTGGGTACGGCCACGCCCGCGTACGAGCTGCGTTTCGACGCCGGACGGATCTGTCTCGATCTCCTCGCGACCACGCATCCGGCCGAACGGCTGGACTCCGTCGAGGCGCTGTGCGCGTGGATCGGCGGGGCGGAGCTGGTGCCGGAGGGTACGCCGTTGGTCCACGCCGACGGCCCGTGGCTCGTCGGGTTCCGCGAACTGCGCTCCCACGTCGGGCGGTTGGTGCGGGCTCCGCACGCGGTGGATCCTCCGTCGCGGGACCGCTCCCTCGCCCGCGTCAACGAGGTCGCCCGCGCCGCGCCCCCGGCCCCGCTCGCCGTACCCGCAGAGGACGGCCGCCTCGTCAGGGAGTTGGCCGGCCCGCCGACGCTGGCCGAACTGCTCGCCCTCGTCGCCCGGGATGCCGTGGAGCTGCTCACCGACCCCGTCGCGCGGGCCGCCGTACGGGAGTGTGAAGGGGACAACTGTCCGCTGGTGTACCTGGACACGTCCCGCGGGCGGCGCCGGCGGTGGTGTTCCAGCGAGGTCTGCGGGAACCGGGAGCGGGTGGCGCGGCATCGGCGGCGGGCCGCCCTCGCCCGCGCCTGA